The following proteins are encoded in a genomic region of Burkholderia diffusa:
- a CDS encoding glycosyltransferase family 87 protein translates to MYTANRGVRYRAKRCAQWLTADRIVPYSCIMLLLCVAFLITWAVVTDAFTSQTAARPGVDFSVFWTASQLVLQGHAAAIYDPVFFSHAEVARFGAYIGHQSLPWLYPPTMLLFIAPVALVPFLPAYFLFFAGSLLCYAYAVLRLSGLRAHLPVPRAAALVVLAYSGVFASVLYGQNSILTAGIAALALHLLGRRPIVAGMLIGLLAIKPQMAMVFPFVLIATRSWRTFASAAITTVLFAVAGIALTGTGALSGLAHVMSIVRGMHFTLPAYWFVSPTPFAALRLAGASIPVALAAQTAVGLLAIAAAVQVWRRTDDMRLRGAALAVATLLTTPYLWHYELAWLGIAVFCLIAHGLDDGWLPGDQIVIVLAWLLPIFEVFNRITKLPQIGSVVLLAVLFIVVRRATLAPRGAQ, encoded by the coding sequence ATGTACACAGCCAATCGTGGAGTGCGCTATCGCGCCAAACGCTGTGCTCAATGGCTGACAGCAGACCGAATCGTTCCATACAGTTGCATCATGCTGCTGCTGTGCGTGGCGTTTCTGATCACCTGGGCTGTCGTAACGGATGCCTTCACATCGCAGACGGCCGCACGTCCGGGCGTCGACTTCTCCGTGTTCTGGACCGCATCGCAGCTCGTGCTGCAAGGCCACGCCGCAGCGATCTACGATCCGGTCTTCTTCTCTCATGCCGAGGTCGCGAGGTTCGGTGCCTATATAGGTCACCAGTCGCTGCCCTGGCTCTATCCGCCGACGATGCTGCTGTTCATCGCGCCGGTTGCCCTCGTGCCTTTCCTGCCCGCGTATTTCCTCTTTTTTGCGGGCAGTCTTTTATGCTACGCGTATGCCGTGCTGCGACTGTCGGGCCTGCGTGCGCACCTGCCTGTTCCGCGCGCTGCCGCGCTCGTCGTGCTGGCCTACTCCGGCGTGTTCGCGTCCGTCCTGTACGGGCAGAACAGCATCCTGACCGCCGGCATCGCGGCACTCGCGCTGCATTTGCTTGGCCGACGCCCGATCGTCGCCGGCATGCTGATCGGGTTGCTCGCCATCAAGCCGCAGATGGCGATGGTGTTTCCGTTCGTGCTGATCGCGACGCGCTCGTGGCGCACCTTCGCGTCGGCGGCGATCACGACCGTGCTGTTCGCGGTGGCCGGCATCGCGCTGACCGGCACGGGAGCGCTGAGCGGCCTGGCTCACGTGATGTCGATCGTGCGCGGCATGCATTTCACCCTTCCTGCCTACTGGTTCGTCTCACCGACGCCATTCGCGGCACTCCGCCTCGCGGGAGCATCGATTCCGGTCGCGCTTGCCGCGCAAACCGCCGTGGGGCTGCTCGCAATCGCTGCCGCCGTTCAAGTGTGGCGCCGCACGGACGACATGCGGCTGCGCGGCGCGGCGCTGGCGGTCGCGACGCTGTTGACGACACCCTATCTGTGGCATTACGAGCTGGCTTGGCTCGGCATCGCGGTCTTCTGCCTGATCGCTCACGGACTCGACGATGGCTGGTTGCCGGGAGACCAGATCGTGATCGTGCTCGCCTGGCTACTGCCGATATTCGAAGTGTTCAACCGGATCACGAAGCTGCCTCAGATCGGCTCGGTCGTGCTGCTCGCCGTACTGTTCATCGTCGTGCGTCGCGCAACTCTCGCCCCGCGGGGTGCGCAATGA
- a CDS encoding glycosyltransferase family 87 protein: protein MKPPLSLLHVDSAIDAHPELPIAGPRRFPHWLNRDRVRLYAAAVLLTELLFICVYLARVYWSHTSIPEPLAQDLAPLWSAARLAAHGHGVSAWHFPSLFEVEKLAIPTMSAADGSLPWLYPPTMLLFVLPLGWLPYLLAQLLWLGVTYSLFVATIRATVQRDTALLCALAFPGAFLTVLVGQTSLLTATIAGCGLLMLNRRPVVAGICFGMLTMKPQMAVLFPLALLCAGQWRTLTAWAATIAGGVALSTLMFGVDAWIAFAHGLHDAYQIVGAGQARLARMPTVFVLATSAGWNTSVALGLQLLSAAIAALAVVYSWRGACSYALRAATLVCASLTVGPYLYDYDLTWYGLVIAWYARYAWTHGWRRFDREWLMLLWVMPLAGLVLVPHLSFQFIPLVTLASLALLVSRIAQERHDMPSMPDARDNSTETGFPHPVRSHHRPAHGLRRTGRPTFGAGR, encoded by the coding sequence ATGAAGCCGCCGCTTTCCCTTCTGCACGTCGATTCGGCCATCGACGCGCATCCGGAGCTGCCGATCGCCGGCCCGCGCCGTTTCCCGCACTGGCTCAACCGCGATCGGGTGCGCCTCTATGCGGCAGCGGTACTGCTCACCGAGTTGCTGTTCATCTGCGTGTACCTCGCTCGCGTGTATTGGTCGCACACATCCATTCCCGAACCGCTGGCGCAGGATCTCGCGCCGCTCTGGAGTGCTGCGCGGCTCGCCGCCCACGGACACGGAGTCAGCGCATGGCATTTTCCTTCGCTGTTCGAAGTGGAGAAGCTCGCGATTCCGACGATGAGCGCCGCGGACGGCTCGCTGCCGTGGCTCTACCCGCCCACGATGCTGCTGTTCGTGCTGCCGCTCGGCTGGCTGCCGTACCTGCTCGCGCAGTTGCTGTGGCTCGGCGTCACCTACTCGCTGTTCGTGGCAACGATCCGGGCAACCGTACAGCGCGACACCGCTCTGCTTTGCGCACTCGCGTTCCCCGGCGCGTTTCTCACGGTGCTCGTCGGTCAGACGAGCCTCCTCACCGCGACGATCGCCGGCTGCGGGCTGTTGATGCTGAATCGCCGTCCCGTCGTCGCCGGCATCTGCTTCGGCATGCTGACGATGAAGCCACAGATGGCGGTTCTGTTTCCGCTCGCGCTGCTGTGTGCCGGACAATGGCGTACGCTGACCGCCTGGGCCGCGACGATTGCCGGCGGCGTCGCACTGTCGACGCTCATGTTCGGCGTCGACGCATGGATCGCCTTCGCTCACGGCTTGCACGATGCATACCAGATCGTCGGCGCCGGCCAAGCACGGCTCGCACGCATGCCGACCGTGTTCGTGCTCGCCACGAGCGCGGGCTGGAACACTTCCGTCGCGCTCGGCCTGCAGCTGCTGTCTGCCGCAATCGCCGCGCTCGCCGTCGTGTACTCGTGGCGCGGTGCATGTTCGTATGCGCTGCGCGCCGCCACCCTCGTGTGCGCGTCCCTGACCGTCGGCCCCTACCTGTACGACTACGACCTGACCTGGTACGGGCTCGTGATCGCGTGGTACGCACGCTATGCATGGACGCACGGCTGGCGGCGCTTCGACCGCGAATGGCTGATGCTGCTGTGGGTGATGCCGCTGGCCGGCCTCGTACTGGTGCCTCATCTGTCGTTCCAGTTCATCCCGCTCGTCACGCTGGCGTCGCTGGCGCTGCTCGTCAGCCGGATTGCACAAGAAAGGCACGACATGCCGTCGATGCCCGACGCACGCGACAACTCGACCGAGACCGGCTTCCCGCATCCGGTCCGCTCACACCACCGCCCGGCGCACGGACTGCGCCGCACCGGCCGCCCGACCTTCGGTGCCGGCCGCTGA